In Phormidium yuhuli AB48, one genomic interval encodes:
- a CDS encoding NACHT domain-containing protein, producing MATEQAGDGCKIMTGLRKGFMAIGRSLLKLTIGGGCLLGGTVFPPLLAGEGITWSVVLATALASVTAGNTANAIDALTEEKEPDQVSLENHDLTRAVGKAMAAVITLAAKSQRGKTRQYLEKIAAQAKDNWVAIAQQELTKQRYPDLREGKLDQFLTPEESQLTQQGNLTDSEWGDIFIRLNMAACKGGGFSIPPEVRQHVAELLHTTFPKALRETLKEDFAQDGKAFAGLTLQLLTGMQAQLRQLQANQGGVNVEEFSQILQQFQDLETQLRGSVSQQQAFFREVSRGIESGFAEVCERLGVMETTISELLQTLEERLEELRQEVTEFRQEVRQGFESLHNQPGGRSLSKQEYRDRQTILTQMRTEVESRLTQSIHRAAFVNLGKEQQPQQVQRPWDMSVKVGEQRRVQLPPQTTILDVFDNPTISGKFLILGKPGGGKTTTLLELAEALLERAEGDSNAPIPVILELSSWQEVTKPEKYDPSIKEWVLSMFRFTLIQDFQY from the coding sequence ATGGCAACGGAACAGGCGGGGGATGGTTGTAAAATAATGACAGGGTTAAGGAAGGGATTTATGGCTATCGGGCGATCGCTCCTAAAACTAACGATTGGTGGTGGCTGTTTGCTCGGCGGTACCGTATTTCCGCCCCTGTTAGCTGGGGAAGGGATTACTTGGTCCGTTGTGTTGGCAACGGCTTTAGCCAGCGTGACGGCCGGGAATACGGCTAATGCGATCGATGCTTTAACGGAAGAAAAAGAGCCAGACCAGGTATCGTTAGAAAATCATGACTTAACTCGGGCGGTGGGGAAAGCCATGGCGGCCGTCATCACCCTGGCCGCCAAATCACAACGGGGCAAAACCCGCCAATATCTCGAAAAAATCGCCGCCCAAGCCAAGGATAACTGGGTGGCGATCGCCCAACAGGAACTCACGAAACAACGTTACCCCGACCTGCGAGAAGGGAAACTCGACCAATTCCTCACCCCAGAAGAATCCCAACTCACTCAACAAGGCAACCTCACTGATAGCGAATGGGGGGATATCTTCATCCGCCTCAACATGGCAGCCTGTAAAGGGGGTGGCTTTTCCATTCCCCCAGAGGTGCGTCAACACGTCGCGGAATTACTCCATACCACCTTCCCCAAAGCTTTGCGAGAAACGCTGAAGGAAGACTTTGCCCAGGATGGGAAAGCCTTTGCGGGGTTAACCTTGCAGTTACTCACGGGAATGCAGGCACAACTGAGGCAACTGCAAGCGAATCAAGGGGGGGTGAATGTTGAGGAGTTCAGCCAAATCCTGCAACAGTTTCAGGATTTGGAAACCCAGTTACGGGGAAGTGTTAGCCAGCAGCAGGCGTTTTTTCGGGAGGTGTCCCGTGGGATTGAGTCGGGTTTTGCGGAAGTCTGTGAACGGTTGGGGGTGATGGAAACCACCATCAGCGAATTGTTACAAACCCTAGAGGAACGCCTAGAGGAGTTGCGCCAAGAAGTGACGGAATTTCGTCAAGAGGTGCGGCAGGGGTTCGAGTCGCTGCACAATCAACCGGGGGGGCGATCGTTATCTAAACAGGAGTATCGCGATCGTCAAACTATCTTGACTCAGATGCGAACCGAGGTAGAAAGCCGTTTAACCCAGTCTATCCACCGGGCGGCGTTCGTGAATTTGGGCAAAGAACAGCAACCCCAGCAGGTGCAACGTCCTTGGGATATGTCGGTGAAGGTGGGGGAACAGCGCAGGGTTCAGTTACCCCCCCAGACGACGATTCTGGATGTGTTTGATAATCCCACCATTTCCGGCAAGTTCCTGATTTTGGGCAAACCGGGGGGCGGCAAAACCACGACCTTATTAGAGTTAGCGGAAGCCTTGCTTGAGCGGGCAGAAGGGGATAGCAATGCCCCCATTCCGGTGATTTTGGAGCTTTCGAGTTGGCAGGAGGTGACAAAACCGGAAAAATATGACCCTTCGATTAAGGAGTGGGTTCTGTCAATGTTTAGGTTTACATTGATACAAGATTTTCAATACTGA
- a CDS encoding serine/threonine protein kinase → MSIDDYRVLRELGGGGFGKAYLVEARKVNGKPKRVLKHLQVSEVRSQKEWEIFVRLFKKEAKILGLLGQHPQIPSLYEYIYEYGNFFLVQEYVKGCLLSREIQTGNKLSEAKVLYLIEEILVILKFVHDQGAIHLDLKPDNIIRRTSDGKLVLIDFGGAKQTSALQITPGGGTKSTDCVGTKGYMPAEQAMGRPKPASDIYAVGKIGIQALTGIHPYRIPEDPRTGKILWEDLVDGVSKDLTDLLNKMTQYHFSERYHDASDALKAVRDLKNKNLNFNFQPFDPNFMLQVPITPIQPKPINPIPDPPSPSPGGYSGNVPKENPGINVQPDVPPKQQNGRNSAKEDEGFRVMMFFLITGFYGASGFVHTAMNAPLLVSGSFIASITTSIIYSSFSISKYVEKGSVIIDLANIVLILLGCFSTIIYIFWMCSVLGMIMNGISGLIWIVIPFLCLFSIGGVHEILTSPNETCDVDGLVILIILSILAGVIFGYIFKPIFGV, encoded by the coding sequence ATGAGTATTGACGACTATAGAGTCTTAAGGGAATTAGGCGGAGGTGGCTTTGGAAAAGCTTACCTTGTTGAAGCTCGCAAGGTAAATGGTAAACCCAAACGAGTGTTAAAACACTTACAGGTTAGTGAAGTTCGCTCTCAAAAGGAGTGGGAAATCTTTGTAAGACTTTTCAAGAAAGAGGCGAAGATTCTTGGCTTACTAGGTCAACATCCGCAAATTCCATCATTATATGAATATATCTATGAATATGGTAACTTTTTTTTGGTTCAAGAGTATGTCAAGGGTTGTTTGCTATCCAGAGAAATCCAGACTGGGAACAAGCTCAGTGAAGCTAAAGTTTTATACCTAATAGAGGAAATACTAGTTATCTTGAAGTTTGTCCATGACCAGGGGGCAATTCATCTTGATCTGAAGCCTGACAATATAATACGTCGTACAAGCGATGGTAAATTGGTTCTAATTGATTTTGGAGGAGCGAAGCAAACCAGTGCTTTGCAAATTACTCCTGGTGGAGGGACTAAATCTACTGATTGTGTCGGAACTAAAGGATATATGCCAGCAGAGCAAGCAATGGGACGACCTAAACCTGCTAGTGATATTTATGCAGTGGGTAAGATTGGAATTCAAGCATTAACAGGGATACATCCCTATCGAATACCAGAAGATCCTCGTACAGGTAAGATATTATGGGAAGATTTAGTTGATGGGGTTAGTAAAGACCTTACTGATCTTCTTAACAAGATGACGCAGTATCACTTTTCTGAGAGATATCATGATGCCTCAGATGCCTTGAAAGCGGTTCGGGATTTAAAGAATAAAAACCTGAACTTTAATTTCCAACCCTTTGATCCAAATTTCATGTTACAAGTTCCGATCACTCCTATTCAACCTAAACCAATCAATCCGATACCCGATCCTCCTTCTCCGTCTCCTGGTGGATACAGTGGAAATGTTCCCAAAGAAAATCCAGGTATTAATGTTCAACCTGATGTACCTCCAAAGCAGCAAAATGGAAGAAACAGCGCCAAAGAAGACGAAGGTTTTAGAGTAATGATGTTCTTCCTAATAACCGGATTCTATGGCGCTAGTGGATTTGTTCATACGGCTATGAATGCTCCACTATTGGTTTCAGGCTCTTTTATTGCTTCCATAACTACTAGTATTATATACTCTAGTTTTTCGATATCAAAATATGTGGAGAAAGGTTCTGTAATTATAGACCTGGCAAATATAGTGCTTATTTTACTAGGATGTTTTAGTACCATTATATACATATTTTGGATGTGTTCTGTATTGGGCATGATTATGAATGGCATTTCGGGTTTAATATGGATCGTGATACCCTTTTTGTGTTTGTTTTCAATCGGAGGAGTTCACGAAATCCTAACCAGTCCAAATGAAACTTGCGACGTTGATGGTCTTGTTATTCTTATAATACTATCTATCCTAGCAGGTGTTATTTTTGGTTATATCTTTAAGCCGATTTTTGGGGTATGA
- a CDS encoding type II toxin-antitoxin system VapC family toxin, translating into MPNKYLLDTNILIYYFNNQPEVQDVFEEIDSRQAEGFYCPITWVELLCYPGLTEDQANEMREFLRLINCVSLTEAVLDTAAIIRRNYRLKLADGIIAACAFVTGCILVTRNVDDFKRIDGLSLWNPFDK; encoded by the coding sequence ATGCCGAATAAATACCTTCTCGATACTAATATCCTGATTTATTATTTTAATAATCAGCCCGAAGTTCAGGATGTATTTGAGGAAATTGACAGCCGACAAGCAGAGGGATTTTACTGTCCAATTACTTGGGTTGAGTTGCTTTGTTACCCGGGTCTAACCGAAGACCAAGCCAATGAAATGCGAGAGTTTTTAAGGCTAATTAACTGCGTATCCTTGACCGAAGCGGTTTTAGATACTGCGGCGATAATTAGACGAAATTATCGCTTAAAACTGGCTGATGGTATCATTGCCGCTTGTGCTTTTGTCACCGGATGTATTTTGGTCACTCGCAACGTTGATGATTTTAAGCGCATTGACGGGTTAAGTTTATGGAATCCATTTGATAAGTGA